CCAGTGCAGCGGACCCTGGTACGTCCAGGGCCCTTCGGGTCTGCGGGCGGTGTGGAGCAGAGCGGTTCCGCCGTACTTGCGGGTGACCTGTGCGCCGTCGTAGTCGACGATGCCGCTGCCGACGAGCTGGTACCAGATGCCGTCCTCCTGCCAGACGAACGGGTCGCGGAAGTTCTCCGCCCACGCGGTTCCCGGGCCGGCCGGGAGACCGGCCGGGGCTTCGGTGACCGGTTCGGAGCGCATCGTCCAGGTGGGCAGGTCGGTGTCGGCGTCGGCCTGATAGGTGGACACGGCGAGCCCGGTGCGCTGGCGGTAGGGCAGCCGGTCGTCGCCGCCGGTGAAGAACAGGACCGGTCCGCGCTCGCCGTCGACGCAGGCGGAGCCCGACCAGATGCCGTCCGGGCCGGCCGAGTCCGCGGCGGGGGCGAGGGCGATGGGGAGGTCACGCCAGTGCACCAGGTCGGTGCTGACGGCGTGCCCCCAGTGGATCTGGCCCCAGAACGGTCCGAGCGGATCGTGCTGGTAGAAGAGGTGGTACTTGCCCTTGAAGTACACGGGCGCGTGCGGCTCGTTCATCCAGTGCCAGGGCGGCAGCAGGTGTAACTGGGGACGGTGCCGGTCGCCGTCGAAACGGGTCCGGTGGGGGGTCAGGTCCGGGCGGGGCACACGGTGACCGGGCAGTGCGGCGACCTTCTCGGCGTGCTCGCGCTGGGCCGTCGCGTCGTCCAGGGCGCCCGGGCGGATCACGAGGCTGTCCATCAGGCCCATGTACATGTTGGCGTGGAACTCGCCGTTGAGCAGGGTCGGACGGTTGTGCTTCCCGATGAGGAGCGGTTCGCCGGGAGCCGGCTCGGGGGTCTTGTCCGGGGTGGCGGCGGTGCCGATCAGGTGTCCGTCGAGGTAGAGGCGCAGTTGGTGGGCGGGCGGGTCGTAGGTGGCCGTGACGTGGCTCCATCTGCCCTTGGCGGCCGGCCGGTCCGGGGCGCCCTTGACCTCGATCAGGTCGGTGCCGAAGCCCAGCTGGAAGACGATCTGCCCGAAGCGGCGCAGTCCGAGCAGGAAGCCGGTCCTCGCGCCCGGGTCGTGCTGGTTGACCAGGGCCTGAGGCTTGCCGTCGATGCCGTGCTCGTAGGCGTAGGGGGCGATCCACACGTCGACGGTCATACCGCCGGCGAGGTCGAGCCCACCGGGCCCCTCGGCGGTGACGCAGGTGGAGTAGCCGTCGAAGTACAGGGCCCTGCCGCGCACGCCACGGCGGCGTACGGGGTCGCTGTCGGGCTTGTACCGGGCGTCGTTGAAGACGTAGTCCACCGGGGTGGCCGATCCGGAGACCGCCTCGCGGGTGAGGGCGCCGGACCGTTCGTCGAAGTCCCAACGAGCGGTGGGCTCTTGAGGGCCGGACCGATCGCCGGTGGCGGCGAAGGCGGGGGCGAACGAGAGCGGTACGACGGCACCGCCGACTGCGGCGGATACGACCCCAAGGGCTGTTCTTCTCCTCATGCTGCCTCCTGGGCTGCGTGACAGAGGGCGACCTGACGGCCTGCCAATTCGATTTAGGTGATGAGTCGGCATGGTTCGGGCGCCGTCGCCGCTAAAGCAAGAGCTAACGCATACGAATTTCGACTTCGCGCCACCCAGAGGTGCGCAAATCGCTATGAAAAGGCACCGTTACGCAGGCGAGATGTCCGGGGTGTTGACACCGCATGACAGGTGAAGCACTCTCATCGCATCTTGCTAATCCGATTTAGCCGAGCGGAGCTGATCCACCGATGTCCGAACGCCGCGTGACCATGGCCGACGTCGCCCGCGAGGCGGGCGTATCGCCGACGACCGCGTCGTTCGCCCTGTCCGGCCGCACCGACATGCGCATCTCCGACGCCTCCCGGGAACGGGTCCTGGAAGCGGCCAGGCAGCTGGGCTACCGCCCGAACGTCACCGCACGAAGCCTGCGGACGAAGTCCACGCAGACCATCGGACTCGTCTCGGACCGGATCACCACCACTCCGTTCGCCGGCGACGTCATCCGCGGCGCCATGGAGGCCGCCCGCGAGCAGGACCACCTGCTGTTCATCACGGAAGCCGGCGGCGACCGCGCCGCCGAGTCCTCGCTGGTCCACGCGCTGCTGGACCGCCAGGTCGACGCGGTGATCTACGCGACGATGTTCACCCGGTACGTCACTCCCCCCAAGGAGCTGTTCGGGCGCCGCGTCGTGCTGCTGAACTGCCTGGCCCCCGGCTTCGACGCGCCCTCCGTGGTCCCCGACGAACTGGAGGCCGGCCGGGACGCGGCCCGCGCCCTGCTGACGGCCGGTCACACCGAGGGCATCTGGGCGATCGGCGGCCACCAGGCCGTCCCGGCCACCCCCGAGGGGATCATCGCCGGCAACGAGCGCATGCGCGGCCTGGAGGAAGTGCTCCGCGAGGGCGGCGCCCGCCTCGACGGCGTCATCGAGTGCGACTGGGACACCCTGGACGGCTACCGGGAGGTGTCCGCCCTGCTGGCGGCCGGGACCCGCCCCCGGGCCCTGGTGTGCCTGGCCGACAGGGTGTCCTTCGGCGCCTACCAGGCACTGGGCGAGGCGGGACTGTCGGTGCCGGGCGACGTGTCGGTGATCTCGTTCGACGACCAGGACATCGCCTCCGTGCTGCGGCCTGCGCTCACCACGCTGAAACTGCCGCACCACCAGCTCGGACGCCTCGCCGTGGAACTGATCCTCCGCGGCGGGCCGCTTGAGGCGGCCGTACACCGCGTGCCCATGCCGCTGCGGGAGCGCGCCTCGCTCGGGGCCCCCGCCGGGCGGTGACACCGGCACCGCAAAACAGTCGTCCCGCCGCCCGTTCCGATGGTTCCGGAGCGGGCGGCGGGACGGCCACCAAGAACAGCGACCGTCGCAACCGGTCGCCCAGGGCGGGTCCTGCAAGACCCGCCTCCGTGAGATGGAGGAACCTCGTGGTGTTCAGAACAAGGCGCCTCGCTGCTGCGAGTGTAGCCGCCGCGGCGGCGACCGCACTCGTCGCCGGCTGCGCGTCCGGCAGTGGCGGGAACTCGTCCGGGGCCAGCGGTGACACGCTGACCCTGTGGACGCACAACGCCGGCAACTCGGCCGAGCTCGATGTCGTCAAGAAGATCATCAAGGACTTCAACGGCTCCCAGGACAAGTACACGGTCAAGTTGCAGTCGTTCCCACAGACCGACTACAACAACTCCGTCGTGGCCGCCGCCTCGGCCCGCAAGCTGCCCTGCCTGCTCGACGTGGACGGCCCCAACGTGGCGAACTGGGCCTGGGGCGGCTACCTGGCCCCCATCGACGTCGCCGGCAGCGAGGTCCCGGTGTCCGACCAGCTCGACAGCACCGTCGGAACCTACCGGGACAAGCTCTACTCCTTCGGTTTCTACGACGTCTCCTTGGCCTTCTTCGCCCGCAAGTCCGTCCTGAACGAGAACGGCATCCGCATCCCCACCATGGACAAGCCCTGGACCAAGGGCGAGTTCGACGCCGCCCTGGCCAAGCTGAAGAAGAGCGGCAAGTTCGCCTACCCGCTGGAGATGGGCACCGGAGGCAGCGGCGAGTGGTGGCCGTACGCCTACTCCCCACAGCTTCAGAGCTTCGGCGGCGACCTCATCGACCGCGACGGGTACAAGACCGCCTCCGGCACCCTCGACGGCAAGGAGTCCGTGGAGTGGGGCAACTGGTTCCGCTCGTTGGTGACCAAGGGCTACCTGGCCAAGAAATCCGGCGCCGACCCCAACAAGGACTTCCTGGCCGGCAAGAGCGCCATCCAGTGGGACGGCAGCTGGAACGCGGCCAAGAACGCCGAGAAGCTCGGCGACGACCTGGCGATCATCCCGCCGGTCGACTTCGGCAAGGGCCCGAAGATCGGCGGCGCCTCCTGGCAGTGGGCCATGAGCTCCACCTGCTCCAACAAGGACGGCGCTCAGGAGTGGCTGAAGTTCTCCCGCCAGACCAAGTACTTCGTCGACTACGCCAAGGCCACCAGCACCATCCCCGCGACCGACGAGGCAGCCACACAGATCGAGGACTACCGGCCGGGCGGAAAGTTCGCCGTGCTCGGCCGGTTCGCGCAGAAGTACGCGACGCTGCGCCCGGTCACCCCGGCCTACCCCTACATCTCCACCGAGTTCCAGAAGGCGGCCCAGGACATCCTCGCGGGAGCCGACCCCAAGACCGCCCTCGGCCAGGCCGCGAAGAACATCGACAACAACCTGAAGACGAACAACAACTACTCAGGCTGACCCGCCCCGGTCCGGTTCGGGCCCCCGACCGCACCGCCCGAACCGGACCGGCTCCCTGGAGATACCGTGACCACCAACACCGCAGCCCCCGAGCGGCTGCGTCCGGTCCGGCGAACCCGCACGAACAACGCCCGTCGCCGTGAGAGCCTCACCGCCCTCGGCATGGCCACCCCGGCCGTCGTGCTGCTGATCGTCTTTCTCGTCGTACCGGTCGCCCTCGCCTTCGCTCTGGCCTTCACCGACGCGAGGCTCATCTCGCCCACCCCGGCCCGCTTCGTGGGCCTGAGGAACTTCACCCAGCTCTTCGAAGACCCGGTCTTCTACAAGTCCCTGCGCAACACGGTGTACTTCGCCGTGGTCGTCGTACCGCTCCAGGCCGGCCTCGCCCTGGTCCTGGCGCTGCTCGTCAACGCGAAAGTGCGGGGCGTCAACTTCTTCCGCACCGTCTACTTCCTGCCGGTCGTCACCTCGATGGTTGTGGTGTCCCTCCTGTGGACCTTCCTCTACCGCGAGGACGGCCTGGTCAACCGCGTCATCTCGACGCTCACCCTCGGCCATGTCCAGGGCCCGGACTGGCTGGGTGACCCGGCCACCGCGATGCCCGCCATCATCTTGATGTCGGTCTGGCAAGGCGTCGGCTTCCACATGATCATCTGGCTGGCCGGTCTCCAGACCATCCCCGCCGAGCTGTACGAGGCCGCCGAACTCGACGGAGCCACCCCCTGGCACCGCTTCCGCCACGTCACCTGGCCCGGACTGCGCGCCACACGCACCTTCGTGCTCGTCACCATCACCATCGCGGCGTTCAGCCTCTTCACCCAGATCAGGGTGATGACCCAGGGCGGCCCGCTCGACTCCACCACCACCGTCGTCTTCCAGGCGGTGCGCACCGGCTACGACCAGCAGCAGACCGCCTACGCGGCGGCCATCTCACTGGTCTTCTTCCTGCTCGTCCTGACCGTGTCGCTCATCCAGCGGTTCCTGACCCGGGAGAAGGACTGACATGACCTCCCTCCTCAAGCGGATCAGCGGCCACGCCGGCCGCATCGTCCTGGCCCTGGTCTTCGCACTCCCCCTGCTCTTCATGCTGGTCTCGTCGCTCAAGACCGACGACCAGATCTTCGGCGACCTCGGCTCCCCGCGCGCCTTCCTCCCGGTCGGCGCCCTGTCGCTGGACAACTACACGGCCATGTTCGACCGGGTCCCCGCGGCACGGTTCCTGCTGAACTCCGTGCTGATCTCCTCGATCACGGTGGTCCTCGGCGTCATCATCAACAGCCTGGCCGCCTTCGCGCTCTCACGCATGCAATGGCCGGGCCGCAGGCTCGTCCTGACCACCGTCATCGCCACCCTCATCGTGCCGTTCGAGACCTTCGCGCTGCCGCTGGTGTGGTGGGTCAACCAACTGCCGCTGCTGCGCGTGAACGGCTTCCACCTGGAGTGGACCACCGGATGGATGGACACCTACCAGGTGCAGATCCTCCCGTTCGCCGCCAATGCCTTCTCGATCTTCTTCTTCCACCAGTTCTTCCAGAGCATCCCCAAGGAACTCGACGAAGCGGCGATCATGGACGGCGCCGGCTGGTTCACCATCTACCGCCGCATCGTGATGCCCCTGTCCGGCCCGGCCGTCGCCACCGTCGCCATCCTCACCTTCCTGCCCGCCTGGAACTCCTACCTGTGGCCGCTGATGGTCGTCCAGAGCGAGGAACTGCGACCGGTGATGGTCGGCATCTCCTACTTCTTCCAGCTCAACGTGGGCTGGGGCCAGATCATGGCCTACTCGTCCATGATCACCGTGCCGATCCTCGCCCTGTTCGTGGCGTTCCAGCGGTCGTTCGTCAACAGCATCGCCTCCACCGGCGTCAAGGGCTGACCCCCGCACCGCACTGACGGTTCCGCCGCGTCCTCATGACTTCCGTGCGCTTCGCACGCCCTGAGAAAGGCTCCGTGTGTCCACGTCGCCCGCCGACCCCCACCTGCCCGCGGTCCATCTGCGACCGCCCCGCAACTGGATCAACGACCCCAACGGCCTGGTCTTCCACGACGGCTATTACCACGTCTTCTTCCAGTACAACCCGCACGGCCCCCAGCACGCGAACATGCACTGGGGCCACTACCGGAGCCCCGACCTGCTCACCTGGGAGCCCCTCCCCGTTGCCCTCGCCCCCACGCCCGGCGGCTACGACGCCGACGGCTGCTACTCGGGCAACGCCGTCTCCGTCGAGGGCCGCATCGTGGCCTTCTACTCCGCCCACCGCGACGACCGCTGGTGGCAGCCCGTCACCACGGCCGCGTCGCACGACAACGGCCGCACCTGGGCCAAGCGCCCTCACCTGCTCATCCCCGAGCCACCCGCCGGCACCACCATGTACCGGGACCCCTACGTCTGGCGGCAGGACGACCGCTGGCGGATGCTGGTCGGCTCCGCCCTCGACGACGGCCGCGCCGCGGCGCTGCTGTACGAGTCCGACGACCTGGAGCACTGGTCCTACCGAGGCCCCTTCCACACCAGCGACACCACCGCCGGCACGGGCCCGATCGGCTGGGAATGCCCCCAGTACGCCACCTTCGGCGACCGAAGCGCCCTGATCCTCAGCGACTGGACCCCTCAGGGCGGCCCCAGCCACACCACCGTCATCACCGGCCGGGAGAACGACGGACGCTTCGAGGCGGCCACGGCTCCCGTGCCACTGGACCACGGCCCCGACTTCTACGCCCCCGCCCTGCTCAAGGCCCCCGGAGAAGACCGCTGGCTGATGTGGGGCTGGGCCTGGGAAGCCCGGGACGACGCCTGGACGCACGAAGCGGGCTGGGCAGGCGTCCTCACGCTGCCCAGAGAGATCAGCCTCACCGCCGACGGAACCCTCGCCCAGCGCCCCGCCCGCGAACTGCTGGCCCTGCGCGGCCCGCGCGTCCTCCACGGAACCGGCCACATCACACGGACCGAGCCGGCCGAACTCGGCCAGGTCAGCCACACCTTCGACCTCACCGCCGCCCTGACACCGGACCCCACCGGCACCAGCGGGCTGCGCCTGATCACCTCGACCGACGACTCCGAGTACCTCGACATCAGCCTCGACCCCACGACAGGCCGCCTCGTCGTCGACCGCACCCACGCCTCGCCGGACACTCGGGCACGGGGAGGGACGTACACCGCGCCGTGCCCTGCTGCGGCACGCCCCAACACCCCGGTCGAACTCCGGGTGATCGTGGACCGCTCGATAGCCGAGGTCTACCTGGCCGACGAACAGGTCCTCACCCTGAGGTTCTACCCGTCCACTGACGGACCGTGGCGGCTCCAGGCCCGCACGACAGGGGCAGGGCGCGGAGAGTTCGCCGTCGCGGCATGGAACCTGTCCGCGCATGACCTCCCGCAGAAGGCCCAGTTGGCGGGCCGGGGCGCACAACGCGCCTGATCCCCGGGGCGCACAAGCCCTGACGGCAGATACGTCCGCCTCGGCACCCAACGCCCTCACAGCGCCGTTGGCCGCGATCCGTGGCGCGGGGCGACAGCCCCGCGCCCTCCTTGAGAGGCAGCCAACCACCACGGCTCGGTCTGCCCCTGACCGGCCGGCCTTGCGTGCGCTGCCCGGTGAGGCCCGGCCAACACCGCTGCCGCTGTCGCTTCCTCGCTGGGCCGCCGACGGCTCAGGCAGCGGCCAGCTTCCGGATGCGCGGATGGTTCTCCAGTGCCCAGCGCACCGTCTTCGGCGGGCGCCCGAGCAGCGTCGCGAGTTGGTCGGTGGTGCCGCGATAACCGCCGCCGCCCATCAGCCTGGTCAGCGTCTTCAGATGCTCCGCGGTGTGCGGGAGCGCGCCCAGGGCGGTGTCGATGTAGGTGGCGTTCCAGGTCTCGACGTCTTCGGGAACGTAGGTGACCGGGCGTCCCAGTACGGCGGCGTAGTCCTCCGCGAAACCGTGCATGTCCTTCCACTCCGGGCCGTTGAGGTCGTAGGACTTCGCGATGTGCGGCTCCGGGTCGGTCAGGATCTTCACGCACAGCTCCGCCACGTCGTAGCCCGCGATGGGTGCGAGTCGGTGGTCGGCGAAGGGCAGGCGCAGTTCGCCCCGACTCAGCGGCTCGAGGGCCAGCCAGGTCATCAGTGGGTTCTCGACGAACATGGCGCCGCGGATGTTGACGGTCGGCAGGCCGGACCAGTCCAGCACCTGCTCCGCGACCCAGTGGGCCCGCTGCTGCGGTGACCAGTCGGCGATGAGTCCGCCGAGCCACGCGCGCCGTTCCTCCTCCGGCGCGGTCATCTTCTCGAACGTCATGAACGACTGCTCGTACTCGGAGATGTTGACGAACACCTCGATGTCGCCCTGGGCCCGCGCCGCTGCGGCCATCAGGCTGACGGCGTCGGTGTAGTACGGCGACAGGCTCATGCTGAAGTAGATGCGTCGGACGCCCCTCAGCGCGGCGGTGACGTCGGCGATGGTGAGCAGGTCACCGACGAAGACCTCGGCGCCGGCCTGGCGGAGCGAGTGCGCGCGTTCGTCGTCCTGGCGCACGAACGCCCGTACCGGGTGCCCTTGTTCGAGCAGCATGTCGACCATCGTGCGGCTCACTCCACCGATCTCCCCGGCGGCTCCGGTGATCAGGATGGGGTTGCGCTCTGACATCAAGGTGTCCTCTGGTTGCTGGGAATGGTGTGTTCGGACTGGGTGTTGGGTCCGAGCGCCGGTGCGTCAGCCGGACAGCTGGTTCATCTTGCGGATCTGCTTGTCGAAGACCGCGGCGGGAGCGAGGCGGCGCAGCAGGCGTGCGCGTCCGGCCAGGGGACCGGCGGTGTAGCGCGGCTTCGGGTCGGTCGCGGCCGCGACGATCGCCTGGGCGACGACGGCCGGGGCGTCGCCGCCCCTGACCGCGTCCGCCATCACGCGGTCGACGGTCTGCCGCTGCTTCGCGTACGCGTGCAGCGGGGTGTCGGGTTTCGCGCTGTTGGCCTCGAACCCGGTCCTGGTGTAGGCGGGTTGGACGATGAGTGCCCGGACGCCGTGGTCACGGACTTCGTGGTCCAGGGACTCGGTGTAGCCCTCGACCGCGTGCTTGGAGGCGGCGTAGGCGGCCATGTACGGCTGGGGCAGGAACCCGAGCACGGACGAGATGTTGATGATGCGCCCGCGCCCCTGAGCGCGCATGTGCGGCAGGACCTCGTTCACCATGCGCATGACGCCGAAGACGTTGGTGTCGAAGACGGCCCGGGCCTGTGCGACGGAGGTTTCCTCCGCCGCCCCCATCGAGCCGACGCCGGCATTGTTGACCAGGACGTCGATCCGCCCGAAGCGCTCGCTCACCTCCTGGACCGCTGCGGCGACCGAGGCGTCATTGGCGACGTCGAGGCCGAGGAGCGTCACACCGCCGAGAGGGGCGACGCCTGAGGTGTTACGGCTTGTGCCGACCACGTCGAAACCCGCCGCGACGAGGGCGAGCGCGGCTTCCTTCCCGATGCCGGACGACGCGCCCGTCACGACTGCCACCGGCTTGCCTGTCAGCATCATGGACTCCAGCACTCGTTGAAACCGATCGGTTTTCCCCACAGTAAACAGATCGGTTTCCGCATGCAAGTTCCAACAGGGAGGATGAGGGCATGGTCAGGGTCAGCCCGTCGGACAGGCGTGAGAGCGTCATCCGTGCGGCGATCACCGAGTTCGCGCGTACGGGCTACCGCGGCACCTCCACCGCGGCGATCGCCCAGCGGGTGGGTCCCGCTTGGCTTTCGAGCGGGCGGCCGACGGGGCGGAGGACATCGAGCAGGCCACCCAGGCGATGACGCAGGCTTACGCGCAGCTGATCTCACACCCCGAAACGCTCCTGATGCCGATGCAGGGGTATGCCACCGTGACGGCCGCCGAAGCGCAGGGCGATGAGCTGATCGGCGAGCTCGTCCGGGCCGACTGGATGAGCATCTGGGAAACCGTGCACCTGCCGCTGGACGCCGGGAAATGAGAGGGCTCCGGGAACGCGATGCGTCAGCGCACGCCTGCCGCGTCGCGCAGGGTGGTCACGGTGGGCGCGACGAGGCCGGTCAGGTTGTCGGCTGGACTCCCGCACGGGCAGGTGAGCCCCGATGCAGGCTCGACGACGGCCCGGGGGAAGGCCGTCGCCGAGCCATGAGGGTGTGCGCGCCCGTCGTCCCCGGCAGGGCGACGCACACCAGGGCCACTCCGAGCAGTGGCCCGTCTGGGATGACCCGCCGTCACACCGGCACGGCGGTCCCGCGCCGGGCGATTGCAGCCTGCACCGACGGGTGGGCGGTCGGCTTCGCCGGAAGCCTGGGGGGCGGAGCCGTCGATGGCCCCTCGGCGTCACGCGCGGAAGCCTTCCCCGCTCCTGCGGGTTCGAGCCTCGCCAGCACGGCGAGGAACCGACCGGTTTCGTCACTGTAAACCGATCGGTTTTTGTGCGCAAGCCTGAGCCGTGGGTCAGCCCCTGCCCGGCCCCGCCCTATCGAGGTACGACCCACAGTCGGCACTCACATCGGCCGTGCCGCCGACGGCAGGGCGCTGCCGGCGACCCGCTCGGCTTCGATCCGAGGCCGCTGCACAGGGCGGCTCGGTGACCTCCGCCGCTGGCGCGCTTCTGCGACCTTTCGGCGTCAAGGACTACCCCTGTCGCACTCCCCCGCCGCGGTGCCGTCGGTCGCCGCGGGCATCCGGTCGAGGACTCACGCTGCCGGATGCCCGGACCGTCCACACGTATGGCGATCATGGCGCCGGTGATTCGCGTCCTCCTGCGCGAGGCGCCGCAGCAGGCTGACGACCGGCTCGAACAGCACACTGAGGACCACCGCCCGCTCGGCCAGGGCGATCTGGTCCTCGATCCCTTCGAGCTGCGCGAGATCCAGGTCCGCGGTGGAGGTGGCGAGCCGCGCGTAGGGGATGAGGTCGTCGGCCGTGTAGTCGGTGCCGAGGTGGCTCAGTGCCGCGAGACTCTCGGCGAGCGCCGGGCGGTGCGGCGAGGCGTCGGAGATCCGCCAGCCCATGCTCTCGATGAGAGCCTCGACCCTCGCGGCGGCTCCACCGGGTGCCGCCTCCTCGACGGCACCCTCAGGACCCTCGCCGCCCCTCCCGCGCGTCGCCGCGGCAGGAACCGGCAGAGCATGGTGGACGACCCCCAGGGTCTCGAACGCGTCCAACGGCTGCTCGACCGCTTCGAGCACTTCCCGGGCGCGAGCGACGGACAGACCGCCGAGCTGGATGAGGGAACGGATCAGACGCAGCCGTTGGATGTGCTCCTCGTCGTACTCGACCGTCGTCGGGTTCAGTACGCGGCCCTCAGGGAGCAGCCCCTCCCGCCGGTAGTACTTGATGGTCGCCACCGGCACCCCGGACCGTCGACTGAGCTCCGAAATCTTCATGCGCTCCCTCACGCTCAACTGCCCCAGCAGTATCGCAGTTACCTGGGGTTGCACTCGTGATCTCGATAGTGCCAGTATCGGGCACTCGGTAGTACCACTATCGAGCGCTTCTTCGGCATGCCCGCTTCTCAGTGCGCGTGGACAACATGCTCCTGCGCGAGCGCGTGCAACGCCGTGGCCGCACCCGGCCGCAGCTCTTCCCCCTACCTCGGGCCCGGGCACCCGTGTCACCCCCGGATCCGGTCATCTCGTACGCCTCGACAACGGAGAACCTCACCATGTCCCAGCGCATCGGCAAGACCCACTGGAAGCGTTTCGCGATCGGTGCGGTGCCGACCGTGGCCGCCACCGCGGCGGTCGCCGTCTCCATGGCCCAGGGGGCACTCGCCGCTTCGTTCAGCATCTCCGGTTCCGACTTCAAGGTCTCGGCCGGGAAGTTGAGCGGCACCGGCTTCGGCAACTACGCCACGGTCGACGTCGCCAAGAACGGCAAGCACGTACCCGTCTCCGTCTCGTCCATCAAGGACGCGGAGGTCACCGACATGTGCCAGTCCGTGCCGGTGGACATCCCGGTGCTCGGGACCTACACGATGACACTGGAGGCCGGTGGGTCGGGCACACCGGTCAAGGCCAAGGACCTGTACATAGACATGACCGACCTCAAGGCCAAGAAGGGCACCTTCACCAACATCGACATCGGTGTCGCCACCGGTTCCATGACGAAGAGCCAGGTCAACCCGAAGGACAAGGTCGATCCCAACGGCTACGCCCAGGAGGCGGACAAGGTGGAGATCATCGACGCCCATCAGACGGTCTGGGCCACGACCGCGGGCACATTCGAACTGTCAGGCCTGCACATGAACATCGCAGCCGGTCGCCACGACTGCTTCTGAACTCGCTCCCGCTCTCTCCCCCCACACACACAGCCCCCCTCCTTCTCCTTCCTTCTCCTTCTTACGATCTGGGAGTTGCCACATGACGAGTGCCGACGCGCCTGCGCACCCCCACAGTGACAGCGGCTTCGCCCGCGCTCGCCGTGACTTCCGGGCCTGGCGGCGCACCCGCCCCTTCTGGGCGGGCCTGCTGGTGCTGCTCGCCGCCGCGCCGATCATCTACCTCCCGTACTTCAACCTCTCCATAGGCGCCCTGTCCGTGGCGATGTCGACCACTGCGGGTGCCGGGTCCCTGGTCATCGGCCTGACGCTGATCGTCCTCGGTGGACTCCTCTGGTTCCAGCCGATCATCAGATTCTTCGCCGGCTGCGTCGCCATCTTCCTCGGCGTGCTGTCGTTGCCCATCTCCAACTTCGGCGGGTTCTTCTTCGGCACACTGTTCGCGGCCACGGGCGGACTGCTCGCTCTGGCCTGGGGTCCGGTGGACGACGGCATACCCGGCGGCACCATCGCCTCGGAGGGAGAGCCGGCCAATGACTGACAAGTCACCCGACATCCGCGGCGAAGCCGTTGAACCCGTCTTGGTGCCGCCCCCGCGAGGCCGCCATGCCGTTCCCCGTACGTCCGCGCTCACCCGCCTGCGACTGCCGCTCGGGAAGGCCCTCGCACTGACCGCCCTGCCGACCGCCCTGGTCCTGGGAAGCCAGCGCCTGCCCGCCGTAGACGCAACTGCCACCGCGGCTCAGTCCGTTCCCGACGAAGGGGCCGACCGCGGTGTCGACTGTGCCCGTCCCGACGACACCGCATCCCCCGCCGCAACGTCCACTCCACCCACTCCACCCACTGCTCCCAGCACGCCCGGCGCCCCCGCCGCAGACGCTTCCGTCACGCCATCGGATCACGGGGCCGACGAGGGAGCCGCGCCCCTCCCGGGTCCGACGACCGCCCCGACCGCCTCGCCCAGCGCGAGTGCCGCTTCCACCGGCCTCGCCGACATCCTCGCCCCCCTCTTCCGCGGCGACACCGAGCAGCAGAGTCCGGCACCCCACACGAGCCCATCGCCGAGCCTGACCGCTCCGACACCCACTGCCACGGAGCCATCCGATCCGGCACCGGCGACGCCTCACGCATCACCCACCCCCAGCCACCGGACCACCGAGCCGCCCTCCCGGCCGACGCCCGCCCCAGGGGCCTCCCGCACCTGTGACATCAGCGATCTCAAGGCTCCCGAGGACACCGGTGCCGGCCGATTCGCCGCCGAGTCCTGGAACATGAAGGGGAGCCACCTCGCCTTGCGTGACCTT
This DNA window, taken from Streptomyces sp. NBC_00663, encodes the following:
- a CDS encoding carbohydrate ABC transporter permease; its protein translation is MTSLLKRISGHAGRIVLALVFALPLLFMLVSSLKTDDQIFGDLGSPRAFLPVGALSLDNYTAMFDRVPAARFLLNSVLISSITVVLGVIINSLAAFALSRMQWPGRRLVLTTVIATLIVPFETFALPLVWWVNQLPLLRVNGFHLEWTTGWMDTYQVQILPFAANAFSIFFFHQFFQSIPKELDEAAIMDGAGWFTIYRRIVMPLSGPAVATVAILTFLPAWNSYLWPLMVVQSEELRPVMVGISYFFQLNVGWGQIMAYSSMITVPILALFVAFQRSFVNSIASTGVKG
- a CDS encoding NmrA family NAD(P)-binding protein → MSERNPILITGAAGEIGGVSRTMVDMLLEQGHPVRAFVRQDDERAHSLRQAGAEVFVGDLLTIADVTAALRGVRRIYFSMSLSPYYTDAVSLMAAAARAQGDIEVFVNISEYEQSFMTFEKMTAPEEERRAWLGGLIADWSPQQRAHWVAEQVLDWSGLPTVNIRGAMFVENPLMTWLALEPLSRGELRLPFADHRLAPIAGYDVAELCVKILTDPEPHIAKSYDLNGPEWKDMHGFAEDYAAVLGRPVTYVPEDVETWNATYIDTALGALPHTAEHLKTLTRLMGGGGYRGTTDQLATLLGRPPKTVRWALENHPRIRKLAAA
- a CDS encoding DUF6114 domain-containing protein; the encoded protein is MTSADAPAHPHSDSGFARARRDFRAWRRTRPFWAGLLVLLAAAPIIYLPYFNLSIGALSVAMSTTAGAGSLVIGLTLIVLGGLLWFQPIIRFFAGCVAIFLGVLSLPISNFGGFFFGTLFAATGGLLALAWGPVDDGIPGGTIASEGEPAND
- a CDS encoding DUF6230 family protein, translating into MSQRIGKTHWKRFAIGAVPTVAATAAVAVSMAQGALAASFSISGSDFKVSAGKLSGTGFGNYATVDVAKNGKHVPVSVSSIKDAEVTDMCQSVPVDIPVLGTYTMTLEAGGSGTPVKAKDLYIDMTDLKAKKGTFTNIDIGVATGSMTKSQVNPKDKVDPNGYAQEADKVEIIDAHQTVWATTAGTFELSGLHMNIAAGRHDCF
- a CDS encoding oxidoreductase is translated as MLTGKPVAVVTGASSGIGKEAALALVAAGFDVVGTSRNTSGVAPLGGVTLLGLDVANDASVAAAVQEVSERFGRIDVLVNNAGVGSMGAAEETSVAQARAVFDTNVFGVMRMVNEVLPHMRAQGRGRIINISSVLGFLPQPYMAAYAASKHAVEGYTESLDHEVRDHGVRALIVQPAYTRTGFEANSAKPDTPLHAYAKQRQTVDRVMADAVRGGDAPAVVAQAIVAAATDPKPRYTAGPLAGRARLLRRLAPAAVFDKQIRKMNQLSG
- a CDS encoding MerR family transcriptional regulator; this encodes MKISELSRRSGVPVATIKYYRREGLLPEGRVLNPTTVEYDEEHIQRLRLIRSLIQLGGLSVARAREVLEAVEQPLDAFETLGVVHHALPVPAAATRGRGGEGPEGAVEEAAPGGAAARVEALIESMGWRISDASPHRPALAESLAALSHLGTDYTADDLIPYARLATSTADLDLAQLEGIEDQIALAERAVVLSVLFEPVVSLLRRLAQEDANHRRHDRHTCGRSGHPAA
- a CDS encoding glycoside hydrolase family 32 protein gives rise to the protein MSTSPADPHLPAVHLRPPRNWINDPNGLVFHDGYYHVFFQYNPHGPQHANMHWGHYRSPDLLTWEPLPVALAPTPGGYDADGCYSGNAVSVEGRIVAFYSAHRDDRWWQPVTTAASHDNGRTWAKRPHLLIPEPPAGTTMYRDPYVWRQDDRWRMLVGSALDDGRAAALLYESDDLEHWSYRGPFHTSDTTAGTGPIGWECPQYATFGDRSALILSDWTPQGGPSHTTVITGRENDGRFEAATAPVPLDHGPDFYAPALLKAPGEDRWLMWGWAWEARDDAWTHEAGWAGVLTLPREISLTADGTLAQRPARELLALRGPRVLHGTGHITRTEPAELGQVSHTFDLTAALTPDPTGTSGLRLITSTDDSEYLDISLDPTTGRLVVDRTHASPDTRARGGTYTAPCPAAARPNTPVELRVIVDRSIAEVYLADEQVLTLRFYPSTDGPWRLQARTTGAGRGEFAVAAWNLSAHDLPQKAQLAGRGAQRA